DNA from Algisphaera agarilytica:
AGATGCCCTTGGCGACCTTGTCTTTGTAGGTCGTGGCCTTGTCCATCTGCGACTTGGGGCAGACGCAGCTGAGCAGCCAGGTGAGCTCGGTCACGGCCGGCACGTCTTGCTGCAGGTAGATGTTGACGTGGGGCAGGTCGGCGTCGAGGCCAAACGCGAGATAGTCGATGACGACCTGCCGGATGTTGGCCCGCAGCTCAGCCGGGTCTTTGATCGTGGTTAGGGCGTGGTAGGACGCGACGAACACGAACATCTCGTGGTCGTGCTGCAGGTCGACAAACTGCTTGATCGCCCCGGCGTAGTTGCCCAGGTGCAGTTGGCCGGAGGGTTGGAGGCCGGAGAGGACGCGTTTCATGGTGGCAGGCAGTAGGGAGTAGGCAGTAGGGAGTAGGGAAATATACGTCGTCGCTTGCGGTTTAGCGGGCGATCGCAGATCGCCGTGCGGATTGTGGAGGATTTGTAGTTTTCACTCACTCCACACCCAGCGACGCATCCGCTTCACGCACCGCCGCACAGAAGTCGGCGATCATAGCGGGGTCTTTCACGCCGCGTGAGGACTCGACGCCGCTGGACACATCCACCGCCCAGGGCCGAACGGTGCGGATCGCCTGGCCGACGTTGTCGGGGGTGAGGCCACCGGCCAGCATCAGCGGGGGAAGCTGCGAGAAATCCATGGCCGCCAGGCTTTCCCAGTCGAACACCTCGCCCGTCCCGCCGGTGATCTCGGCGTCGGGTTTCGGCGGGGTGTCGATGAGCAGGGCGGTGACGTTGCCGAAGTGGTTTTTCCAGTCCGCGATATGTTCGCTGAGTGTGTCGCGGTCAAAACCGAACACCTTGAGGAGGTTCAGGTTCCCGAGTTCTTGCGAGTATGCGGGGGACTCGTGGCCGTGCAGTTGAACTGTCCTCAGCCCCACCGCTTCAGCGGTGGCCAGGACGTAGTCCGCGGGGTGATCGCAGAACAAGCCCACCGGCTCGACGTGATCGGGAAGCAACGCCACGATCTGGCGAGCGGTTTCCACATCCACAAACCTTGGCGACTTCTCGACGAAGTTCAACCCGAGGTAGTCCGCTCCGGCGTCAACCACCGCCTGAGCCGTGGCCACATCTTTCACGCCACAGATTTTGATCCGTGTCCGGCTCGTCCTCTTGGCCCCTCGGCCCCTTGGCGTATCAATACTTCTTTGCTCAGACATCGATCAGCTCCAGCCGGGCGTACTGCAGGATCAGCGTCTTGGTCCCCGAGGTCGTGAAGTCGATCTTCGCACGGGTGTGGGCCCCCATCGGCGAGACGTTCACCACCCGTCCCAAGCCGAACTGCGGATGTTTCACCAAAGCGCCCGGCGGGAACTGGCCCGCTTGCTTGGCGGCCAGCGATCGCTGTGTGCCGCCACCGCCGCCGAAGAGGTCGTCTTCCATGGCGTGGGGATCACTGGACGGATCGACTTCCTCGACCACGTCCGCGGGCAGTTCGGTGAGGAATCGGCTGCGGATCGTCGGCATGGTCTGACCGAACACGGTCCGGTACTTGCCGTGGCAGAGGTACAGCCGTTCTTCCGCACGGGTGATCCCGACGAAGGCGAGTCGGCGTTCTTCTTCGAGTTCCTGCGGGTCGTCGTTGGCGCGGTCGTGGGGGAGCAGGCCGTCTTCGACGCCGATCATGGC
Protein-coding regions in this window:
- a CDS encoding phosphoribosylanthranilate isomerase — translated: MKDVATAQAVVDAGADYLGLNFVEKSPRFVDVETARQIVALLPDHVEPVGLFCDHPADYVLATAEAVGLRTVQLHGHESPAYSQELGNLNLLKVFGFDRDTLSEHIADWKNHFGNVTALLIDTPPKPDAEITGGTGEVFDWESLAAMDFSQLPPLMLAGGLTPDNVGQAIRTVRPWAVDVSSGVESSRGVKDPAMIADFCAAVREADASLGVE